In Candidatus Zixiibacteriota bacterium, the following proteins share a genomic window:
- the coaE gene encoding dephospho-CoA kinase (Dephospho-CoA kinase (CoaE) performs the final step in coenzyme A biosynthesis.), with amino-acid sequence MYIGLTGLIGSGKSTAAQILASHGAAVIDADHVAREVIDLYPELLAKLVACFGEDILTPTGKLRRKKLAMLAFAGERARQELNSIMHPYIGREIRRRMTRLSIGHQVVVIDAALLLGSSIEDDMDQILVIHASQSVRLGRLLKRGLAREDALMRMSRQLPFSAFKQCADRLIVNQDSLGSLEKKVANYFKTITSERPGNG; translated from the coding sequence ATGTACATCGGACTGACAGGTCTTATCGGCTCAGGCAAATCTACGGCGGCTCAGATACTGGCTTCGCACGGCGCAGCCGTAATTGACGCCGACCATGTCGCCCGTGAAGTCATCGATCTTTACCCTGAGTTGCTTGCCAAACTGGTGGCATGTTTCGGCGAAGACATACTCACACCGACCGGAAAACTCAGGCGCAAGAAACTGGCTATGCTCGCCTTTGCAGGTGAAAGAGCAAGACAAGAACTCAATAGCATAATGCATCCATACATAGGCCGAGAAATCAGACGGAGAATGACTCGGTTGAGCATTGGGCACCAAGTCGTCGTAATCGATGCCGCCCTCTTGCTGGGCAGCAGTATCGAGGACGACATGGACCAGATACTCGTAATCCATGCCTCACAATCGGTGCGACTTGGACGACTACTCAAGCGCGGCCTGGCACGCGAGGATGCCCTCATGCGCATGAGCCGACAGCTTCCCTTTAGCGCCTTCAAACAGTGCGCAGACCGCCTGATTGTAAATCAGGACAGTCTGGGTTCTCTTGAGAAGAAGGTGGCCAATTACTTCAAAACTATTACGTCCGAGCGACCCGGAAATGGTTGA